From Rutidosis leptorrhynchoides isolate AG116_Rl617_1_P2 chromosome 3, CSIRO_AGI_Rlap_v1, whole genome shotgun sequence, a single genomic window includes:
- the LOC139901822 gene encoding F-box/LRR-repeat protein At5g35995-like has product MAKHSSAANNCHVITKKQRIETDIISQLPDDLLIRILSLLPAADATRSLFLSNWWKHLYAFHPNLHLVMPEFEEQANKYIDSVEQTLALGGGTPIRKLFLQSDYPYYDYRVNIWLRDAEELEFRFYTFDDTFYQNMFRFCTYTLIKLTLEGSRVWLKPEIKITFPCLKEMNLQCIESFDTKSLMVLLSGCPVLEDSLEGVMQKLYCK; this is encoded by the coding sequence ATGGCCAAACATTCATCGGCTGCTAATAATTGCCATGTCATAACGAAGAAACAACGAATAGAAACTGATATAATAAGCCAATTACCTGACGACCTTCTTATACGTATCTTATCTCTGCTTCCTGCTGCTGATGCTACTCGTTCACTCTTTTTATCAAACTGGTGGAAGCACCTATATGCGTTTCATCCTAATCTCCATCTTGTTATGCCCGAGTTTGAAGAACAAGCCAACAAATATATCGATTCAGTCGAGCAAACTCTAGCTCTTGGTGGTGGAACGCCTATCCGAAAGTTGTTCCTTCAATCTGATTACCCCTACTATGATTATCGTGTTAATATTTGGCTTCGTGATGCTGAAGAACTTGAGTTTAGGTTTTATACTTTTGATGATACGTTTTACCAGAATATGTTTAGATTTTGCACTTATACGCTAATTAAATTAACTCTTGAAGGCTCCAGAGTGTGGCTTAAACCTGAAATTAAGATAACTTTTCCTTGTTTGAAGGAAATGAATCTTCAATGTATTGAATCTTTCGATACAAAGTCGCTAATGGTTTTGCTTTCTGGGTGTCCTGTTTTAGAAGATTCattggaaggtgttat